In Desulfurococcaceae archaeon, one genomic interval encodes:
- a CDS encoding radical SAM protein has product MPGLDPFKLTELVEKHVTRRTSTGIERRYYRFRGGKWYGGVATGDVVGCNLRCKFCWSWRYSYYVEKGQFQSPESAFNKLILIANRYRYRYLRLSGGEPTIGLDHLYRLLELVEDTRLYFILETNGLLIGRNADDAGKLAKYSKLIVRISFKGCTPEEFEYLTGAKSEHYEYQFLALENLYSSGLKPCKDFYPAVMLSFSSGESYGSFKRRLAEIHPSLVECIDEEYVILYPHVKELLRKNRLMPRIAYDPSGVPDFMI; this is encoded by the coding sequence ATGCCTGGTTTAGACCCCTTCAAACTCACGGAGCTCGTAGAAAAGCACGTAACCAGGAGAACTAGTACTGGCATTGAGAGACGGTACTACAGGTTTCGTGGCGGTAAGTGGTATGGTGGTGTAGCTACCGGCGACGTTGTAGGGTGCAATTTAAGGTGCAAGTTCTGCTGGAGTTGGAGGTACAGCTATTATGTCGAGAAAGGCCAGTTTCAGTCACCGGAATCTGCATTTAATAAACTCATTTTAATCGCAAACAGGTACAGGTATAGGTACCTAAGGCTCAGTGGTGGTGAGCCGACAATAGGGCTAGACCACTTATACAGGCTACTAGAGTTAGTTGAGGACACGAGACTCTATTTTATACTGGAAACAAACGGACTACTAATTGGTAGAAATGCTGACGATGCAGGAAAACTAGCAAAATACAGCAAGCTCATAGTAAGGATTAGCTTCAAGGGTTGTACACCCGAGGAATTTGAGTACTTGACGGGGGCTAAGAGTGAGCACTACGAATACCAGTTTCTTGCACTCGAAAACCTTTACAGCTCCGGGTTAAAACCATGCAAAGACTTTTATCCTGCCGTAATGCTCAGCTTCAGCTCCGGCGAATCATATGGCTCATTTAAGAGAAGACTCGCAGAAATACATCCATCCTTAGTAGAGTGTATTGATGAAGAGTACGTTATACTGTACCCGCACGTAAAGGAGCTTTTAAGAAAGAACAGGTTAATGCCGAGAATAGCCTATGATCCCAGTGGCGTGCCCGACTTCATGATCTAA
- a CDS encoding FumA C-terminus/TtdB family hydratase beta subunit, with protein MVEYRLKTPLSDEDVRRLKAGDIVYLTGVVVTARDAAHRRMLDYLKEGKPVPVDLKGGVIYHCGPVVQKVNEEWKVVAAGPTTSARMDLYEADVIKNFGVKMVIGKGGMGARTAQACKEYGAVYVYFTGGAAVLAANAIKRVLKVEWLDLGIPEALWVLEVEDFGPLLVTIDSAGRNITEEVVEQAKRKREEVLRKLGVA; from the coding sequence ATGGTCGAGTATAGGCTCAAAACGCCTCTCTCAGATGAGGATGTCAGAAGGCTAAAAGCCGGGGACATAGTGTACCTCACAGGCGTAGTTGTAACCGCCCGTGACGCTGCACATAGGAGAATGCTAGATTACCTAAAAGAGGGTAAACCGGTTCCAGTAGACTTGAAGGGAGGCGTAATATACCACTGCGGCCCCGTCGTCCAGAAGGTTAACGAGGAATGGAAAGTCGTTGCTGCAGGCCCCACTACGAGTGCTAGAATGGACCTCTACGAAGCCGACGTAATAAAGAACTTTGGCGTGAAAATGGTTATTGGAAAAGGTGGGATGGGCGCGAGAACCGCCCAGGCATGCAAAGAGTACGGAGCCGTATATGTGTACTTCACGGGCGGGGCAGCCGTTCTAGCCGCTAACGCTATAAAGCGCGTCTTAAAGGTGGAGTGGCTCGATCTAGGAATACCTGAAGCTTTGTGGGTTCTCGAAGTAGAGGACTTTGGGCCACTGCTAGTCACGATAGATAGTGCAGGACGTAACATAACGGAGGAAGTCGTGGAGCAGGCTAAGCGTAAGCGCGAAGAAGTGCTCAGAAAACTCGGAGTTGCATAA
- a CDS encoding Ni/Fe hydrogenase subunit alpha, giving the protein MKDRSIVIEPVTRIEGDARIIITLDETGNARTVHYQVLELRGFEAFCRGRYAEEMPRIAQAICGVCSTPHHLASAKAVDTLYGRKPPEAAVKIREFVHHVYMIDDHLLHFAVMALPDLLVEGANTVRGFVDIVKRYPEIVKKLINARALTSGILERLCGKSIHMPIAIPGGVSRRPSREDLEFVEKRVKELKEHILFALDLFKHSVLKSQKVVECMKGEEYSLKTYYMGLVGTDGSLSMYDGILKVVDWKGREVMTFKPEEYTKYIAEHHEEWSYSKFPYLVHVGWRGFEEESTVRVGPLARLNVCSKLPTELASEEYKVMREFFGNEKIVNNTLAYHWARLIENVHAYEVVERILTENRDSILRDEVVNFEGKPLYEGVGIVEAARGVLIHHYKVDQNFIVKEVNVITPTAINNAAINTQLRKIVIGKGTLDYKDPDLADLVARLEMAVRAFDPCNSCATHTAGSHTVKLLIYDSRGNLVKVIS; this is encoded by the coding sequence ATGAAGGATAGGAGCATAGTGATAGAACCCGTAACTCGCATTGAAGGAGATGCGAGGATCATCATTACGTTAGATGAAACTGGAAATGCGAGGACCGTACACTATCAGGTACTAGAGCTCAGAGGCTTCGAGGCCTTTTGCCGTGGCCGGTACGCTGAGGAAATGCCACGCATAGCTCAGGCAATATGTGGGGTTTGTAGCACCCCGCACCACCTGGCCTCTGCAAAAGCCGTTGACACGCTATATGGTCGAAAACCGCCGGAGGCGGCGGTGAAAATACGGGAGTTCGTGCACCACGTGTACATGATCGATGACCACCTACTGCACTTTGCGGTAATGGCATTGCCCGACCTCCTCGTGGAGGGCGCGAACACCGTGCGCGGATTCGTTGACATCGTTAAGAGGTATCCCGAAATCGTTAAAAAGCTCATTAACGCTAGAGCGTTAACGAGTGGCATCCTCGAACGGCTTTGTGGTAAGAGCATACACATGCCCATCGCGATACCTGGAGGGGTGTCCAGGAGGCCCAGTAGAGAGGACCTGGAATTCGTCGAGAAGAGGGTAAAGGAGTTAAAGGAGCACATACTGTTCGCACTAGACCTTTTCAAGCACAGCGTGTTAAAGTCGCAGAAAGTTGTAGAGTGCATGAAAGGTGAAGAGTATTCATTGAAGACCTACTACATGGGGCTTGTAGGCACGGACGGGTCGCTGAGCATGTACGATGGTATACTCAAAGTGGTTGACTGGAAAGGCAGAGAAGTGATGACGTTCAAGCCCGAAGAGTACACCAAGTACATTGCAGAACACCACGAGGAGTGGAGTTACTCCAAGTTCCCGTACCTGGTACATGTTGGTTGGCGTGGTTTCGAGGAAGAAAGCACGGTTAGAGTCGGGCCCCTTGCGCGCTTAAATGTGTGCAGTAAGTTACCAACCGAGTTGGCTTCAGAAGAGTATAAGGTCATGAGAGAATTCTTCGGTAATGAAAAAATCGTGAACAACACTCTTGCATATCACTGGGCCCGCCTCATAGAGAACGTGCACGCGTATGAGGTTGTGGAAAGGATTTTAACGGAAAACAGGGACTCGATACTCCGTGACGAGGTCGTTAACTTTGAGGGCAAGCCCTTATACGAAGGCGTAGGCATCGTAGAAGCGGCGAGGGGCGTATTGATACACCACTACAAGGTAGATCAGAACTTCATCGTAAAGGAGGTGAACGTGATAACTCCAACAGCTATAAACAATGCCGCAATAAACACCCAGTTGAGAAAAATAGTTATAGGGAAGGGGACCTTAGACTACAAGGACCCGGACTTGGCTGACCTAGTAGCGAGACTAGAAATGGCCGTGAGGGCCTTCGACCCGTGCAACTCCTGCGCAACTCACACTGCCGGTTCGCACACGGTTAAGTTACTCATTTATGATTCTCGTGGCAACCTCGTCAAGGTAATTTCGTGA
- a CDS encoding 4Fe-4S dicluster domain-containing protein: MSELLNRVIEYSGKNPYACYQCGMCSAVCPMIRYMNTPPHVIIRLLQIGAEHAVLSANTPWICVSCMRCVDRCPRDVDPGEVFEALRVIVLRQGIDKVKYEELYDVEEAPSMALIATSRKLTG, from the coding sequence GTGTCTGAACTACTAAACCGGGTAATAGAGTATAGCGGTAAAAACCCGTATGCATGCTACCAGTGTGGGATGTGTTCGGCGGTGTGCCCGATGATAAGGTACATGAACACCCCTCCACACGTGATCATAAGGCTTCTACAGATTGGGGCAGAACACGCGGTACTTTCAGCCAATACCCCATGGATTTGCGTGAGCTGTATGAGGTGCGTTGATAGATGTCCAAGAGACGTAGATCCGGGAGAGGTGTTCGAGGCTTTAAGGGTCATAGTTCTAAGGCAGGGTATTGACAAGGTTAAGTACGAAGAGCTCTATGACGTTGAAGAGGCGCCTTCAATGGCCCTCATAGCTACATCTAGAAAGCTTACGGGGTGA
- a CDS encoding heterodisulfide reductase-related iron-sulfur binding cluster: MKVLYYPGCTIKRNAADYEKKAVEILGKIGIEVHELPDWYCCGVLYGTVRDDVAKHIGGLRTLIKAQAASRIHNTTKLLTLCPMCYNVLKRINVMIKTLPENLETLTLFMDEEERYSVAIEVVHLLEILRDHRDELKALVTSKLEEVVVAPYYGCTLVRPREVSFDNAENPESMDIVLKALGVKVVEFPFKTECCGSYMTLISKEVASTKPMEIVEEAVARGANTIATVCPLCHYNLSRALKLTGKKVNVNIVYLTDILLRALGV, encoded by the coding sequence GTGAAAGTCCTATATTACCCTGGCTGCACGATCAAGAGGAATGCTGCTGACTACGAGAAGAAGGCTGTGGAGATACTGGGAAAAATTGGTATCGAAGTGCACGAGTTACCTGACTGGTATTGTTGTGGAGTGCTTTACGGTACCGTTAGAGACGACGTAGCCAAGCACATTGGAGGGTTGAGGACGCTTATTAAAGCCCAGGCAGCCTCTAGGATTCATAACACGACCAAGTTGCTAACGCTATGCCCCATGTGCTATAACGTGCTTAAAAGGATAAATGTGATGATCAAGACGCTGCCCGAGAACCTCGAAACGCTGACGCTTTTCATGGACGAGGAAGAACGCTATTCAGTAGCCATAGAGGTAGTACACTTGCTAGAAATCCTGAGAGATCATAGAGATGAGCTAAAGGCGTTAGTAACCAGCAAGCTGGAAGAAGTGGTGGTTGCACCATATTACGGATGTACACTGGTAAGGCCTAGAGAAGTGTCCTTTGACAACGCGGAGAACCCTGAATCGATGGATATTGTTCTAAAAGCCCTTGGCGTAAAGGTCGTAGAGTTTCCGTTCAAGACCGAGTGTTGCGGATCGTACATGACGCTGATCAGCAAAGAAGTCGCGTCTACCAAGCCCATGGAGATCGTAGAAGAAGCAGTAGCTAGAGGGGCTAACACGATAGCCACGGTGTGCCCGCTATGCCATTACAACCTAAGCAGAGCGCTCAAGTTAACTGGTAAAAAGGTGAACGTAAACATCGTATACTTAACGGATATACTATTAAGGGCTCTCGGTGTCTAA
- a CDS encoding 4Fe-4S dicluster domain-containing protein, with product MGLRAQAQVESVEAGAPKMIRIYVMGREYLVPEGLTILKALEYAGFRLVRGVGCRGGFCGACATLYRKPGEYRLKIALACQNTVEDEMHIVMLPYTPIPKTRYRLENLKLDAGLVFKLFPEIARCVACNTCTKGCPQGLQVMDAVQAVKRGDLARASNLVFDCIACGICATRCPAEIRHPEIFLLVRRLYGKFALPRSRRLEERLKEIAQGKYIVELEKLKKMPVDELKKLYASRTIEPEE from the coding sequence ATGGGTTTACGGGCTCAGGCACAAGTAGAGAGCGTCGAGGCTGGTGCCCCCAAGATGATCAGGATATACGTGATGGGTCGTGAATACCTAGTGCCAGAAGGCCTGACTATACTCAAAGCACTGGAATACGCTGGTTTTAGACTTGTACGAGGTGTTGGTTGTAGAGGAGGCTTCTGCGGTGCATGCGCGACTCTCTACAGGAAGCCCGGAGAATACCGGTTGAAGATAGCCTTGGCTTGCCAAAACACCGTTGAGGATGAAATGCACATAGTAATGCTACCCTATACTCCGATACCTAAGACCAGGTACAGGTTAGAGAACTTAAAACTAGATGCTGGTCTGGTGTTCAAGCTGTTCCCGGAAATAGCTAGATGTGTTGCATGCAACACCTGTACCAAGGGGTGTCCTCAAGGACTGCAAGTAATGGACGCCGTACAAGCCGTGAAGCGCGGTGATCTGGCCAGGGCATCCAACCTCGTCTTCGACTGCATTGCTTGCGGGATATGTGCTACGAGGTGCCCAGCGGAGATCAGGCACCCGGAGATATTCCTACTAGTACGCCGGCTATACGGTAAATTCGCCTTACCCAGATCGAGGCGCCTCGAGGAAAGGCTAAAAGAAATAGCTCAGGGCAAGTATATCGTAGAACTTGAAAAACTAAAGAAAATGCCCGTTGATGAATTAAAGAAACTGTACGCTTCGCGTACTATAGAACCTGAAGAATGA
- a CDS encoding phosphoribosylaminoimidazolesuccinocarboxamide synthase, whose translation MDLLRYYSGKSKTLYLIKDQPHLLLMKFEDTVTAGDGAIRMNAPGKGIVCARTSAFFMNLLERHGIKTHLASYDGSDSMYVKKLKIVPVEVIVRNYAYGSQLKRLPLLKKLQALTPPVVEYHYKDDALHDPLILREDVVHSGLLTNKQLAEIEELALRINDKLKEYLTGLNLKLVDLKLEFGFDEQENVILGDEITGDTIRVLDEQNNHLDKEIFRQTRDVKLLMSRYIELARRVGVDLSGVNSS comes from the coding sequence ATGGATCTTCTAAGGTACTATTCGGGCAAAAGTAAAACTCTTTACTTAATTAAAGATCAGCCCCACCTACTACTTATGAAATTCGAAGATACCGTGACAGCTGGAGACGGGGCCATAAGGATGAATGCGCCGGGCAAGGGCATTGTTTGTGCTAGAACAAGCGCGTTTTTCATGAATCTACTCGAAAGGCACGGCATTAAAACGCACCTTGCTAGCTACGATGGAAGCGACTCTATGTATGTTAAGAAACTGAAGATCGTTCCCGTGGAAGTAATTGTAAGAAACTATGCCTACGGGTCTCAACTTAAGAGACTACCGTTACTTAAAAAACTGCAGGCGTTAACACCTCCGGTAGTAGAGTATCACTACAAGGATGATGCGTTACACGACCCTCTAATACTGCGCGAAGATGTGGTTCACTCGGGGCTTTTAACGAATAAGCAACTGGCAGAAATCGAGGAGCTTGCTTTAAGAATAAACGATAAGTTAAAGGAATACCTTACCGGGCTAAACCTCAAATTGGTCGACCTTAAATTAGAGTTCGGGTTCGACGAGCAGGAAAATGTCATCCTAGGAGACGAAATTACGGGAGACACTATAAGGGTTCTCGACGAGCAGAACAATCACTTAGATAAGGAGATCTTTAGGCAGACAAGAGACGTAAAGCTACTAATGAGCAGGTATATAGAGCTAGCTAGAAGGGTTGGAGTAGACCTTTCCGGAGTAAACTCTTCTTAG
- a CDS encoding hydrogenase iron-sulfur subunit: MSSWEPKIVAFLCKWCSGAAAELAGVSRLLYAPNVTPIVVPCSGRVDPDVIVNAFMNGADGVIVSGCHTPSDCHYISGNFKAFKRVYVLKKLLEDFGIEPERLRLEWVSAVEAQKLKAVFDDFTSTIRRLGPLKRCNRGDCR, encoded by the coding sequence ATGAGCTCGTGGGAACCAAAAATAGTGGCGTTTCTATGCAAGTGGTGTTCGGGGGCGGCAGCAGAACTGGCAGGTGTTAGCAGACTTCTGTACGCGCCGAACGTGACCCCGATCGTTGTACCGTGTTCAGGGCGCGTGGACCCAGATGTCATAGTCAACGCCTTCATGAACGGCGCTGACGGTGTCATTGTGAGTGGATGCCACACGCCATCGGATTGCCATTACATATCAGGTAACTTCAAGGCGTTCAAAAGAGTTTACGTGCTTAAGAAGTTGCTAGAAGATTTCGGCATAGAGCCCGAGAGGCTGAGATTGGAATGGGTTAGTGCCGTAGAAGCTCAAAAACTGAAAGCGGTTTTCGATGACTTCACCTCCACTATAAGAAGGCTTGGACCCCTCAAAAGATGTAATCGAGGTGATTGTAGATGA
- a CDS encoding aldolase/citrate lyase family protein encodes MVVLPRGRAYENLEEIVSFEGITGVFVGPSDLSASLGMYGKIESEEFIDTLADIARRAKTYRKLTGLMAHTLSIARKAVELGYNFISLAHDTKFLMEGAKMFLSEFKK; translated from the coding sequence GTGGTAGTGCTCCCTCGAGGGCGAGCCTACGAGAACCTGGAGGAAATTGTTTCTTTTGAAGGCATTACGGGCGTGTTTGTGGGACCTTCAGATCTTTCCGCCTCGCTCGGTATGTACGGCAAAATTGAGAGCGAGGAGTTCATCGACACGCTGGCTGATATTGCAAGACGCGCGAAGACGTACAGGAAGCTAACCGGGTTAATGGCACACACGCTCAGCATTGCCCGTAAAGCCGTGGAATTGGGCTACAACTTCATATCGCTAGCACATGATACGAAGTTCTTAATGGAGGGTGCTAAAATGTTTTTAAGTGAGTTCAAGAAGTAG
- a CDS encoding CoB--CoM heterodisulfide reductase iron-sulfur subunit A family protein, with protein MNNVEEPRIGVFVCHCGLNIAGTVDVKNVVEEALKLPNVVHAEDYVYMCSAPGQELIKRAIAEKKLNAVVVAACTPTMHYETFARAVESAGLNRYKLEMAVIRELCSWVHPDKKRATEKAIKLVKAAVVKAARNQSLEPVKGKVTRKALVIGGGIAGITAALDIASTGIPVILVEKSPTIGGKMAMLSETFPTLDCAQCILTPKMAEVARHPLIKIYTNAEVTDINGVVGSFRVRILQRARYVKVEDCRLCGFCERVCPVKVPSEFNRGLSERKAIYIPFPQAVPSAYVIDRANCKHWIDGCDRCLKVCPTKAINFDDSDKLMEEEVGAIIIATGYEVFPAEKLREYGYGVYKDVIDSLQFERILSAGGPTKGNILRLGDGKPVKRIVFIQCAGSRDANYLEYCSKICCMFTAKHALIFKERVQEGVVHVFYIDIRATGKGYEEFVKRVQDEFKVNYIRGRVNRVYKDPATGDVVVTGFDTLTNQPVTVRADLVVLATGLVPQLPRDLASKLRIPVDKYGFAQEVHPKLRPVETVTGGIYVCGVVHGPKDISESVAQASAAAAKAIAMLSSEFITREPLTAVVNEDLCSGCRVCIGICPYGALELVEGRARVNELLCEGCGACVVACPNRAIDLKNYTTEQLAEMVKAVVS; from the coding sequence GTGAACAATGTAGAAGAACCGCGCATAGGCGTTTTCGTGTGTCATTGCGGCCTCAACATCGCGGGGACGGTGGACGTGAAGAACGTCGTAGAAGAGGCTTTAAAGCTTCCAAATGTAGTCCACGCGGAAGACTACGTCTACATGTGCTCTGCGCCCGGCCAAGAATTAATTAAGCGCGCCATAGCCGAGAAGAAGCTTAACGCCGTCGTTGTAGCTGCATGCACGCCTACAATGCATTACGAGACCTTTGCGCGGGCAGTCGAGTCAGCCGGCTTAAACAGGTATAAGCTTGAAATGGCAGTAATAAGAGAGCTCTGTAGCTGGGTTCACCCGGACAAGAAGCGCGCTACCGAGAAAGCCATTAAACTCGTTAAAGCAGCAGTAGTAAAAGCGGCTAGGAACCAGTCTTTAGAGCCTGTGAAGGGTAAGGTTACCCGGAAAGCACTCGTAATCGGCGGGGGAATAGCCGGAATAACGGCCGCGCTGGATATCGCTAGTACTGGTATACCGGTTATTCTCGTTGAGAAGAGCCCGACGATCGGCGGTAAAATGGCGATGCTTAGCGAGACCTTTCCCACGCTCGATTGCGCGCAGTGCATATTAACACCTAAAATGGCGGAGGTGGCCAGGCACCCCCTGATCAAGATCTACACCAACGCCGAGGTAACAGACATAAACGGCGTTGTTGGGAGCTTCAGAGTAAGGATTCTACAGCGTGCTAGGTACGTGAAAGTAGAGGATTGCAGGCTCTGCGGGTTCTGTGAAAGAGTCTGCCCCGTCAAGGTACCAAGCGAGTTTAACAGAGGGCTTTCCGAGAGGAAGGCCATCTACATACCCTTCCCTCAGGCTGTGCCCTCGGCCTATGTGATAGACAGAGCTAATTGCAAACACTGGATAGATGGCTGTGACCGGTGCTTAAAGGTATGTCCAACTAAGGCAATAAACTTTGATGACAGCGATAAGCTAATGGAAGAGGAAGTAGGCGCCATAATCATAGCCACGGGGTACGAGGTGTTCCCCGCGGAGAAGCTGAGAGAGTACGGCTACGGCGTGTATAAAGATGTGATAGATTCCTTGCAGTTTGAGAGAATACTATCAGCCGGAGGCCCCACGAAGGGTAACATATTGAGGCTTGGTGATGGAAAGCCCGTTAAAAGGATAGTGTTCATACAGTGTGCCGGTTCAAGGGATGCCAACTACCTCGAATACTGTTCAAAGATATGTTGCATGTTTACAGCAAAACATGCTCTAATATTCAAAGAACGGGTGCAAGAGGGCGTAGTTCACGTATTTTACATTGACATAAGAGCGACGGGTAAAGGCTACGAAGAGTTCGTTAAAAGAGTTCAGGACGAATTCAAAGTCAACTACATACGTGGCAGGGTTAACAGAGTTTACAAAGACCCGGCAACGGGTGATGTCGTAGTCACGGGGTTCGATACGCTAACGAACCAGCCAGTAACCGTTAGAGCAGACTTGGTAGTACTGGCAACCGGGCTAGTGCCGCAATTACCGCGAGATCTGGCATCAAAGCTAAGGATACCGGTTGACAAATACGGGTTCGCGCAAGAAGTACACCCCAAACTAAGGCCTGTTGAAACCGTTACAGGCGGTATCTACGTTTGTGGCGTTGTCCACGGACCTAAGGACATATCGGAGTCCGTTGCGCAGGCATCGGCAGCCGCCGCTAAAGCCATTGCAATGCTTTCCTCGGAGTTCATTACGCGAGAACCACTAACCGCTGTGGTTAATGAGGACCTCTGTAGCGGCTGTAGAGTCTGTATAGGTATTTGCCCCTACGGTGCGTTAGAGCTGGTAGAAGGTAGGGCTAGAGTGAATGAGTTGTTGTGTGAGGGTTGCGGAGCTTGTGTAGTTGCTTGCCCCAATAGGGCTATAGATCTGAAGAATTACACGACTGAACAGCTAGCAGAGATGGTCAAGGCCGTGGTGAGCTGA
- a CDS encoding FAD-binding protein — MTGYPPGIRELIKYVEETRPERLKKQYRRLTPEEREKLLKEWHPDYKPGTRRQLRVGASKGATVYNEVADLLEAWPLIEPNEIDLSKIDYDVDVLVIGGGGAGAAAVLWAIYSGVSPDAILLATKLRFGDSNTCKAQSGIQAADRPEDSPVLHFIDTIGGGLYANKPELVEVLVTEAPYIIKWLEDLGVMFDKNTEGDFVEYSGGGACRRRLHCARDYTGLEFMRVLKDEVLSYGVEVLEYTPAVELLVDPEDGGVSGAVLWNMETEEYYVVRSKATILATGGAGRVHIAGFPTSNHYGATMDGVVMAYRVGAKVVHLDTFQYHPTGVAFPEAIRGELIPEKTRSLGAQLVNVHGELFVYQLETRDAVASAIIKECAEGRGITTPTGAYGVWLDTPMIEELRGPGTIKKALPALYRMFARHGIDITQEPILTYPTLHYQNGGIEIDPATRALRPDGTPVPRLLAAGEVTGGVHGRNRLVGNSLADILVFGRRAGVTAAKIVKEQAVKPRLSFKHLEKFVEELKALNVPRERKSPIILPDYRGERALLRSLKLI; from the coding sequence ATGACAGGTTACCCTCCCGGGATCAGGGAGCTGATCAAGTACGTCGAGGAAACGAGACCGGAGAGGCTCAAGAAGCAGTACAGGAGGTTAACACCTGAAGAGCGTGAAAAACTACTAAAGGAATGGCACCCAGACTATAAGCCAGGTACGAGGAGGCAATTAAGGGTCGGGGCCTCTAAAGGCGCTACCGTGTATAACGAGGTTGCAGACCTCTTAGAAGCATGGCCTCTCATCGAGCCTAACGAAATAGACTTAAGCAAGATAGACTACGACGTAGATGTCCTGGTAATAGGTGGCGGCGGTGCAGGAGCCGCTGCGGTGCTCTGGGCTATTTACAGTGGTGTGAGCCCTGACGCCATCCTCTTGGCAACTAAACTCAGGTTTGGGGATTCGAATACGTGCAAAGCACAGTCAGGTATTCAAGCCGCTGACAGGCCCGAGGACAGCCCGGTATTGCACTTCATAGATACCATAGGAGGAGGGCTTTACGCTAACAAGCCGGAGCTGGTTGAGGTCCTCGTGACTGAGGCCCCATATATAATAAAGTGGCTTGAAGACCTGGGAGTAATGTTTGATAAGAACACGGAGGGGGACTTTGTAGAGTACAGTGGTGGTGGCGCTTGTAGGAGAAGGTTGCACTGTGCCCGAGACTACACAGGCTTAGAGTTCATGAGGGTTCTAAAAGATGAAGTACTAAGTTACGGTGTCGAGGTCCTCGAGTACACGCCCGCTGTAGAGCTCCTAGTAGACCCTGAGGATGGAGGCGTCTCGGGCGCCGTATTGTGGAACATGGAAACGGAAGAATACTACGTTGTCAGGTCTAAGGCAACGATCCTAGCTACCGGGGGTGCGGGTAGGGTACACATAGCTGGATTTCCCACCTCAAATCATTATGGCGCTACGATGGATGGAGTTGTCATGGCTTATAGGGTCGGAGCAAAGGTCGTGCACTTGGACACCTTCCAATACCACCCTACAGGCGTGGCATTTCCTGAAGCGATTAGAGGCGAGCTCATACCGGAAAAAACGAGGAGTCTGGGTGCACAGTTAGTCAATGTACACGGAGAGCTATTTGTTTATCAGCTTGAAACGAGAGATGCAGTTGCATCAGCTATCATCAAAGAGTGCGCTGAGGGTAGGGGCATAACAACGCCAACCGGGGCATACGGAGTCTGGCTAGATACGCCAATGATTGAAGAGCTTAGAGGACCCGGCACCATTAAGAAGGCGTTGCCCGCACTCTACAGGATGTTCGCCAGACACGGCATTGACATAACGCAGGAACCCATACTCACGTATCCGACGCTCCATTACCAAAACGGAGGTATCGAGATAGACCCCGCTACACGGGCCTTAAGGCCCGATGGAACGCCTGTGCCGAGATTACTGGCAGCCGGGGAAGTTACGGGCGGTGTTCATGGGAGGAACAGGCTTGTAGGTAACTCGCTTGCAGACATACTAGTGTTTGGCAGAAGAGCGGGCGTTACAGCAGCCAAAATCGTGAAAGAGCAGGCAGTTAAGCCCAGGCTCTCATTCAAGCACTTAGAAAAATTCGTGGAGGAGTTGAAGGCGCTGAACGTACCGAGAGAGCGCAAATCACCCATAATCCTACCAGATTATAGGGGGGAAAGGGCTTTACTAAGATCTCTCAAACTGATCTAA